CCTTTGATGTCTTTGCTTTTTTTGCTTGACTTCATGCTCCTAGGCTTAGTAATAGTCTATATAGTTATTAAATATATCTTGATTTTCTCAGCATTATAAACGAGAAGGAAGACGgaaattcaaaaaaagaaagaaataaagcaAGTCTAATGTTGATCATGACCTGAGTTCAAGGTTATGGACTTTCTGTTTTACTATGTATCATCCTGTTGTAAATGAGTCAAGGTTTAATGAAGGGAGCATGTCTCTCAAACCCTTAAAGGCCAATGTGAATAGGTGGCAGTTAGGCTTTGTGTTTACCTTGTTGTTGGATTTGTACTTCTTAGTGTTAACTTATTGGATGACTTCTTTCTTAGGGActgtttgtttcaccatttgtATCTCTAtccaaatgattcatttgtatgatctattcaGATGATCTATTCAcatttttgtgattgtttgtttgtccatccacatgactcatctagatgaatcatctgaatgaatcttatgtttgtttttttattttcatttccattcaaatgagtttagtaaacaaattaccaaaatacccttgtgtgggtttaatcatatgtttgatattaattttaactatattacatttaattattttgtttaatatatttacattagaattatttcaaaattaacgaattttctttttgcggtttggacgggaaaaaaagattttttggttttagcgagaaaacacatttttcggtttcggcggaaaaacaagatttttcggttctggcgggaaaacgagattattcggttttggcgggaaaatataaattttcggttttggcgagaaaacacgttatttgcagttttggcggaaaaagacgtttttggcggaaaacacgtttttgtcagaaaaacgcgtttttgcggttttggaggaaaacacattaaaattaaatttttcagttttggcgagaaaacgagatttttcgttattggcgggaaaacgcgttttgcggttttggcagaaaaacacgtttttggcggaaaaatgcctTTTTgctgtttcggcgggaaaacacattttgcggttttggcgggaaaatgtgtttttgctgttttggcgggaaaatgcgtttttgcagttttggcgggaaaacacgtttttgcggtttttacgggaaaacgtgtttttgcggttttggcggaaaaacacgttttggcgggaaaacgtgtttttgcggttttggcgggaaaacgcgtttttgtggtttttgcaGAAAGAcgagattttttggttttggcgagaaaatgagatatttcggttttggcgggaaaaatacatttttgcaattttggtgggaaaatgtgtttttgtgttttggcggaaaaatgtgtttGGGGTGTTAgcgtgaaaacatgtttttttgtaattttggcatgaaaacacgtttttcgGGTTTTgcggaaaatatgtttttggaattttgacgggaaaacacatttttgcaattttggtggaaaattgcgtttttggggttttggcgtgaaaaatagtttttaggttttcgcggaaaaacgtgtttttgtagttttgtcagttttcgtatgtgacaaaaatgatattattttaagtttgtaatttgtgaattacattaggggcataatagacattataccattttgaatgaaccatctccattcaaatgatccaaattggttcagctgaatggactttaaaattaagcctaaatttccaaaaatcaTCCGGATGATCCATCTGAATGAGTTGTACTTTTAGtgcctaaacaaacaaaactatcaTATTTATCCAAATGACTCATCCagatggagaaacaaacagACCCTTAGTTATTTGATGGAATCCATTTTCTTGAAATAGGGTTTCCGGAAGGTTGACTTATATAGATGGGAATTTGCGAACGAAGTTTTCTTAAGAGGTCAGATGATAGAGTTTAGATATCTCTAACTCTGAGACTCTTCTTATTGATCACTCCAACATCAAGTACAAGCTAGAACAGAGATTACAAGATGATAAACGAACAGCTTTGAGCTTGACTCCGGCAGCTTTGAGCTTGACTCCGGCTAGGCTCTCATGGCGAGCTTCACCTTCGTCACCGATCTCATGGCGATCGGGTCAAGATGACTCATGGCGTCAATCTACAGCAACATCAAAGCATACGTCTCTCCTCGTCGTCTTCCCCTCTTATACTCATCGCTTTGTCACGAGCTGCTTCATAAGTCTCTAACAGCAAACCCTCTGGAGCAGTCCGAAGCTTTGCCATATCCTTTCCTCTCAGCCACGTCAGCTCAGCACGTGCCAAGTCCATGTAAACATATTTGATATCTATCAATACTTCCTCCTTTGAAAACAAGCTTGCCCACAAGCTTGTATGGAAATAACCAACCATCCTTTTGGTACTCAACATGTAACTCCTCTGAGATGAAAGCACGGCAAGCCTATATGCCTTAATTGATTTCAGCATATCTCTCTCTATTCTTCTGCCACGCTCCTTACTTCTCCAGCGATGCCAAACAAAGCCAGAACTTCTCCAATGACTGAGCACAACCTGTAATAGCCGAACTTGCACTTGCTTTAGTCTAGCTTTGTATTTGAACCTCCATGTTTTGTAACACTTCTTCCATGTCAGCCTTTCTTGTATCAGAGTTTGCAGCATCTGTCTCTTGAGAAGCATCAATAACACAGCTCTTCTTTCTTTAAGCaaatgataattcaccacttcTATCTTCCATAATATGCTATGTCCTGTCATCTCCTTCTCTTTCCTAACGTATTTGTTGATGAGATCAGACTCACTTGCTGTTGTAAACCACCAAAGCAGCCCACACACTCTTATTCTCGTATATACTCCATCCCTCAAAGACAAGCTTGCCCACAAGCTTGGACTGATTAACATGATGGACAAACGTTCATGAGAAGACCCCTTTGACCAAACTGAAGCAGATTTAAACCTCCATTTATGCTTCACCTGAAACTCTCGCACACCAACTAACAAATCTTGCAACGCTTGTAACATATGTCGCATTTGCAACTGAAGCATCAGCCTTATACCCTTGACCCTCAGACACGTATGGTAGAGTTCAAGACAAGGAGAAAACAAGCTATCAAGCAAAACGTTGCCACTCCCCACTCTCAATCTTCCAATCCACACAAAAACACAGACTTTCCAACAATGCATCGATTGTCTTTTGAAATTCTGCCAAAGCCGCTCTTCCATGAATAAACTCCAATTGATCCCCCAAGTATGCTCTGCACCAACGTCTGCCTTATCAGTGACCTGTGAACAAATGGCTACAGCCACAAGAAATTCTGAAGCGGAAACTAGTTCTAAATTCTTCACTCTCCACTTGTGCTTTACTTTGTAAATCAGATCACAAAGAAACAACTGTATTAGGTCCTTGAAATCATGTCTCGTGGTCACTGCAAGAAGTTTACTACGGTCCGTTTCTTCTGTGACGTTATTGGAATCCAACTGTAACAAGACTCTCAACCGATTCAATGGTTTAAACTTGAACATCCAAGTTTTGACGCACGTCTTCTGCTCTGTCTGACTAGGCAGAAACTTGAGATCACATAGTTGATGAACACAAGCAACCTCCACATTCTCTGCATCAAGAATCACAGTTCCACCTAGAAATGCCACTGAATCACTCACTACCAAAACTGGTGGTGATGAACATATTTGCTGCACGAATTTAAGCTCCTGCAACAAAACCATGTTCTGCTCAAGTGGGAAAAATGTATCTTCTGTAACCATGACCACTGCTTCTTCAGTTTCTGCACCGGAAGCTTTCTGGAGCATTATTGCTGGTGATAAACAACGAGGAACAAGATAATCAGCAGAACTCACAGACACACTATCCAAAGTCGTTAATGCCATCGTCTTCACCAAATCTGGCCCCTGGAGAGCCATCTCTGCAACTAATCTCACCTCCTGAGCTGCAATACATAGTGACTTTGACACCTGCTCTGCTTCTTTCTCTGTACTTAGTTCGTCCTCATGACCAGTCTCAGCAAAAACATCTTTCTCGAGTATTGTTTCAGATTGTACCGAAACTTCTGCAGGAGGTACAGTCTGTATCACTAGATCTCTTTCATGAACCGTCTCGGAATCTAACGCTGGCTGAATCAAATCTGACAGAGAACAGTTCCTCACTACTCCAGTCTCATGAACAATGGCATTGTGTGAGGTTGATTCATCCGTGAAAGTTATGTCACCAGAATCACCTGAACACAGTCGGGAACGTCGTCGCTTGTCTGCTTCCCACTCCAAGAAAGCTTTGTGGCCTCTATCATAACTAGCTTTCAttctgatcttctctggatcatCATCAGCGCCAAATTGCCACAACAACGTTTCTTTCATATGTTTCCAGCTTCTAATAGGCCTCAAAGAATCGATACCACTAATGTACCTCTCAGCTTCATCCACAATGAATCCATAAGCCATGTGTAACTTCTCGAAGTCAGTGAGTCCCTTCCGAGCAAAGTAATGCTCCATCCACGAAAGCCACTGCCTCAAGTCGACATCCGGAAACACTGGAACCGTAACGATTCCCATGACTGCGCTTGAATCCTCTCCGATCGTTGCGATCTGCTTCTCCACAGAGTCCAATCGCTCTGCCGTCTCCTTATCGTTTCGCATCACCAATGGATCTCTCTGCATCGTCTTGTTCGCATCATCTCTGGAAACTCCACGATTTCCATAACTTCTGTAATCTTCGCATCGTTCGTAAAACTCAATAGCGCCTCCGACGAATCCAGCAACAAAACCATCGCTTCCCTCGATTCTTGCCGCCGATTCACCGAACTTCATCATCACCGTAACACCACCGCGTTAGATTCGATCACAGTTTCACCGCACCAATGATAGAGTTTAGATATCTCTAACTCTCAGACTCTTCTTATTGATCACTCCAACGTCAAGTACAAGCTAGAACAGAGATTACAAGATGATAAACGAACAGCTTTGAGCTTGACTCCGGCTAGGCTCTCATGGCGAGCTTCACCTTCGTCACCGATCTCATGGCGATCGGGTCAAGATGACTCATGGCGTCAATCTACAGCAACATCAAAGCATACGTCTCTCCTCGTCGTCTTCCCCTCTTATACTCATCGCTTTGTCACGAGCTGCTTCATAAGTCTCTAACAGCAAACCCTCTGGAGCAGTCCGAAGCTTTGCCATATCCTTTCCTCTCAGCCACGTCAGCTCAGCACGTGCCAACTCCATGTAAACATATTTGATATCTATCATCAGAAGCACTTGCTGAAGACAATAACCCGGCGAAAACCTGCCCATGTCCATGGACATGGACAGCAGCACTCGAACGGACAAAACCCATCGGTTAGTTCATGTGTTGAAGTTGGCAAATTTGGTCTCGAAGAAGAAGTGGAAAGGCTTAAAAGAGATAAGAAGGTCCTTATGCAAGAACTCGTCAGATTAAGACAACAGCAACAATCCACTGATAACAACCTTCAAAGGATGGTTCAGCGTCTCCAGGGCATGGAGAATCGGCAACAACAGCTAATGTCATTCCTTGCAAAGGCAGTACAAAGCCCTCATTTTCTATCTCAGTTCTTACAGCAGCAAAACCAGCAAAGCGAGAGTAGTAGGCGAATCAGTGATACCAGCAAGAAGCGGAGATTCAAGCGAGATGGCATTGTCAGTAGTAAGGATTCTGCTTCTCCTGATGGACAGATAGTGAAATATCAACCTCCAATGCACGAGCAAGCAAAGGCGATGCTCAAAAAGCTTATGAAGATGGAACCTTACAAAACCGGAGATGATGGTTTCCATCTAGGTGACGGTACCTCTACTACGACAGAGATGGAGATATCATCAAACAACGTATCCGGTATAACTCTTCAGGAAATGCCAACAGCTTCTGATATACAATCATCATCACTAACTGGAGCTACTCCTGAAAATGTTACGGTAGCTGAGTCTCCAACACCTGAGGAAGCAATTCCTTCACCTGATGTTCTATCTCTACCCGAATTTGCTTCTATACTACCAAAGAAGACCACTGAGATGCCTTCAGGGAATTTCATGGAACCAAACATGGAAGATTTTAGTTATTTCCTAGATTCAGATCTGTTCATCGATGGTGATTTTCCCTTTGACATTGACGATATTCCGAGCGATCCTGATTTAGAACCTTCAGTTGATAAATACGCTTCACTCCTTGAAGACATTCTCATGTCAAGCCCTCTTCCAGATGATATGGATGTAACACCTGTGGATCTGAGACACAGACAATGAGACAGAAGAGCAGAAATAAAATGGAGGGGACGAAACTAAACTTATGGTATGGATAATCTGACTCAACAAATGGGTACTTGAACAAAGATACACGTAGAACAAATTATGCATATTTTTCCCGGAAAAACAATAAAGATAATTTTAATCCAaacaaaaaatttccaaaaatcgTTCTTTCGaaagatttttaagaaaaacaacACAGTTATACAAATTTCAGAAAGTTTCTACGGAAAAACTTTcgtaaaacaaacaaaacaaattttacaaaataaacttCAGTAAAATAAACTTCAGAACATTTCTACAGAAAAACTTTTGtcaaattaacaaaacaatttcAAATGAGTAATGAAACCATCAACAAAGAacgaaagaaacaaaacaatttcAAATGAGTAATGAAACCATCAACAAAGAACGAAAGAGACGAGACAAGGCAAGAGAATGGCCTCATCACTATTCTCTCTTGATATACTATGGATTTGACCACTTTTTATGCCATAGTATGTATCTTATTTAGTTTTTGATGTTATATTTTGGAGTATTTTGGAGTCTTTTCATGTATATAAGTAAAATGGACAGAATTGAAGTTATTGGATCATTTATGAGCTTTTGATGAAGTTACCCTGGAACTTAAAGAGGAGTCCGTTAGGAGAGAAAGAAGTGTCGATCGGCACTATCTCTTAGTATGGCTAGATACCCTATTTTACATGCGAGTTATCTAAGATCCAAGAATTACAGTTTTGAGCCAGAAGTTTATCTTAATTacaaaaaacccaaaacttTTTAGAaaccatatatattatatttgcaaaaccattgttgacggctacgttGGATATTGTTATTTTCTAGAAGACATGAGcttaggagagagagatctgaatTATCTCAGAGAAGATCGTGAGTCccttatttcttattttacttTATCTATGTAGTTTATTCATATTTCAATTATGTCCTTCATGATTATGTCTGAGAAATTCCATTGTTATACTTAGGGGTTATCAAAGATTGTTCTATGAATTGTTAAATGTAACTTTGTTAGGAAATCAACAAATTCTTTTTTCTATGTTGAATTTAATGATATGATTAGGATTGATGCAAGCGAAAGCCTGGTATATTGCCAGAAATTGATACCTAGATAGACTAAACAACTAGGTGTGAGAGTAACCTAGGAGATTAAAGAACATATCAAACTCGTTCGATAAAGCTTGTTTAAGTCGGTATCGATTAACACCCCTAAAGGTATAGATCGATACTCTTCTCGGATTATACTGTGAGAGCATAGATCCTTGGTCTTAACATTAGATAATCACGTAGTGAGAACTGATTGATTATACATTTGGTTTGAGTTCATAACTATCTCGTTGAACTCCTAATACTATATAATAGTTGCATTTCTAGAGAATCTAAGATTTCCCAACGGTCTAGCCTTTCACCATCATGAAACTACAAACAATTTGCTATTTCTATTTATTGTCTTTTTAACATTACCAATTTAGCTTTAATTcgaaaactaataaatttatttagtgATCAatgagtctctgtggattcgaccTTTCAATACTACAATAGAACCACTTATTTAAGAGAGCAGTTTAAGGTTATTTTGAACCGTATCATCTATCCTCTCCCTCATTGCCCTTATCTCCCCTTTGCTATCCCTCATTTCCACTTTATCTCTCATCCCTTGCCCCTCATTGCCATTCACCTCTCTGTCCTCATCgcccactctctctctctcctctatcATCATCCCTCATCGCCCATGAcctctctttcttttctcaTCACCCACTCTACATCCCCCATGACCTCTCTCCATCTCCCATCACAATCATGCCTCTCACTCTTTGTCATCGCCCATTCATCATTGTCATCATGCCTCTCACTCTTCGtcattgatataccatggattttacccactttcaggcatgatatataagtgttttaaaatatatttactattatttGGATTCTTTTatagtatttacaggttcaggtacgttgtggagaaatatggtgattttggagtctttaaGCCTTTTGATCTGTAGAATTGCagagacgcgtcagatgtttagatATGGATAgagaccttcccaccgttagcttaagcccatattttgacacaaaataaagctttgagttagcttttcAATTCCACCGAactgaggtcaatcagcatcatgTAGCAGACGTTATAcctgttttactgaagagtggtcagtctgcctcgcgagaaaaagttgtcgaggagatgaaggaaaaTCGATCGATTGTGCACCCTTGGCATAGATCGACGGTGTTTCTAGAATGGAGGCCGAGTATATTTTATGACTAATTTAGTCCCAGAAAttaccacaaattaccagaatacctcTGCATGACtaaaaaccctattttactgtttctaagccattgttgacggttATGCTTCGTACTATtctaaagagagagagcttagaattggagaga
The sequence above is drawn from the Brassica napus cultivar Da-Ae chromosome A8, Da-Ae, whole genome shotgun sequence genome and encodes:
- the LOC106418796 gene encoding heat stress transcription factor A-1d-like, encoding MQELVRLRQQQQSTDNNLQRMVQRLQGMENRQQQLMSFLAKAVQSPHFLSQFLQQQNQQSESSRRISDTSKKRRFKRDGIVSSKDSASPDGQIVKYQPPMHEQAKAMLKKLMKMEPYKTGDDGFHLGDGTSTTTEMEISSNNVSGITLQEMPTASDIQSSSLTGATPENVTVAESPTPEEAIPSPDVLSLPEFASILPKKTTEMPSGNFMEPNMEDFSYFLDSDLFIDGDFPFDIDDIPSDPDLEPSVDKYASLLEDILMSSPLPDDMDVTPVDLRHRQ